The region GAAGCAGGAGTGTCTATATCAACAGTTTCACGAGTTATTAATGGCTCGTCTCCTGTTAAAAAAGAAACCAAGGAAAAAGTTTTAAATGCAATAAATAAATTAAATTATTATCCTGATGCTCTTGCAAGAAGTTTAAGGGTAGGATATACAGATACCATCGGAATAATAATACCAAATATTGCTAACCCTTTTTTTGCCACCTTAGTTAGAGGCGCAGAGGATTATCTTAGATCTAAAGGATATTCCTTAATAATATGTAATTCTGATAATGCGGTTGATCAGGAAAAAAAATTGTTCAACATTCTTGCAGAAAAAAAAGTAGATGGAATACTATACTCCGGAATTGGTGATCATCTTGAAAAATTCAACCATATCAATATCCCCATAGTCTTTATCGACAGGGTAATAAAAGATAATAGGTTTTCGTACGTCTGCTCTAATCACTATAAAGGAATGGAAGATCTACTAAATTATCTATTTGAAACTAATCACAAAAGATATGTTTTTATTAGTGGAAAAAAAGAAATATTTAGTGCAGTGGAAAGATTAAGAGCTTTTGGGAATTTCGTGAAAAAAAATAAAATTGAGTACAAAATTCTAGAAGGGGAATATACATACGAATCCGGTTTAATTAATGGTAAAAAAATAAAGAAATTGCCTGACGTAGTTGTCTGTTCAAATGATCTAATTGCCTATGGAGTTATAGAAAGTTTCAAAGAAAGGAAGATAAAAGTTCCCCAAGACGTAAGTGTAACAGGATATGATGACATCACATTTAGCAAAATGTTTTCTCCAGCACTAACAACTGTCAGACAACCTATATATGAGATGGGGAAAATCTCAGCAGAAATCATACACAGGCTATTGATAAAAAAAGATGATTATATACCTGTAAAATTATTTCAAAATCAAGTTATAGTAAGAGAAAGTACGAGAAATCCTAGAAATAAATGATTCTCAAATATCCGTTTTTAAAGAAATTTAGTGTAACTTTTAATCGTTTCTGAATTGCAAAGTTTTAAAGAATTATTAAAGGAAACTGAAAATAAACAAGCGACAAATTACAACAAAAATTAACTAGGTTTTTATGAAAATTTTAAGGTATATTTTGGTCATAAAGTATAATCTCCCATGCTTTCGAGAAATGATAATTAGATATATAAAAAGATTTGCTAAAGGTCAATATAATTGAATAAGTAAAAAATAAGGTAACGAAGATAACTCATAGGAAATTAAAAACACCCTTTGAAAATTAAAAGAATTAAAATTGAAAACTGGTGGTCATTCAAGTCTCCAAATAAAGTATAAGAAATTATGAATAATTCAGTTATTAAATAACTTTTGGTTGTAAAGAGCGAACTCATTTTTAAGACAAATTTCAAATAGAACAAAAAAGTTGCTCAGATTTAATACATGTCTTCGTATTTTGTACAGGCTTTAGATACATAATCTTAAACGAATTAGAAATAAAATTGCAAGAAAAGAGTAATGATAAAATTGTTGATTTTTGTAATAATTTAATGAAATTTTGGTGCCAAACGAATAATATCTTAGGATTTTTAATGCAACCGAGAGAATGTTATAAAAAATGTTTAATTGTAGGTTTTATAATTTCTAAGGTGCCTATTTTTACATATATAAGGAGGTAAAAAATGAAAAAAAGAATTTTAAAGGTAGCAACGCTATTGATGTTGGTATTTTTGTTAAGCATCACAGCGAGTGCAAAATTAAGAATAGCACTCCTGCTTAACGGCAATTTAGGAGATATGTCTTTCTTTGATTCTGCTGCAGCTGGAATGAAAACTATAGAGAAAGAACTGGGAGCAACAATCAAGATTATAGAAGCAGGCCCTGATCCTAGTAATTGGGAACCTGCTTTGGCTGATTTGTCAGAAATGGGGTGGGATCTTATTATCGTTGGAACACCGACTATGGCGGAATTCGTGGAAAACATAGCCCCTCTATATCCCAAACAAAAATATATTTTCTTTGATGGTTCTGTAGATTATAGCAAGGGTGGACTGGATAATGTTTACTCAATTCAATACAAACAAAATGAAGGTTCATTTTTAGCAGGAGCATTAGCAGCGATGGTAACTTCCTCCAATCTTTCCTTTGCCAATCCTGAAAAATATATAGGTTTTTTAGGCGGGATGGATTACCCAATAATTAATGATTTTCTTATAGGTTATATCCAAGGAGCAAAATATATAGATCCTGACATTAAAGTTTCTATATCATATGTTGGTAATTTTGTAGATGCAGCTAAAGGTAAAGAGTTATCTCTCGCTCAGTATAATCAAGGTGTAGATGTAAGTTTTAATGTGGCAGGAGGGGCTGGCTTAGGACAAATCGAAGCAGCTTATGAAGTCAAGAAATACGTTATAGGTGTTGACTCAGACCAAGCTTTATTATTTGAAAAACACTCACCTGAAAAAACCGAACATATCTTAACTTCAATGCTAAAAAGGGTAGATAATTCATTAGTTCATGCAGTGAAGCGTTACGTAGAAGGAACACTCGAATTTGGTAAGATGGAAGCTTTGGGCTTAAAAGAGGGGGCTGTGGGATTAGCTGACAACAAATACTACAGACAGATAGTTCCTGAAGAAATGAGAAAAAAAATAGAAGAATTAAGTGACAAAATTGTAAATGATGAGATTATTGTTAACACAGCTTTTGGGATGAGTCAAGAAGAATTAGAGCAAATCCGTAGTTCTGTAAGAAAATAAAACGGTAATAATTACTCTTATGATTTCCTTCTATCGGAGAACTCAACAACGGGCAATCTCCAAGTTGTGAAATCCGTTGGGTTCTTGATAATGGAGACTACTGGCTAAAGACTAGGGTCTCCGTTGTTACATAAAATCTGAAGTAAGCAGCTAGCATCACACAGTCCTATAAATAAGATACAAAGATGACTTCGAGCAGATAAGTTCGCTAAGTGAACCATCCTCTCCTTCACTAAAAAAATTTGACAGACAAATGGAATGAAAGTTAGTATGCTTAAGGCACTTTAGAAAAGAAGTAACTAAAAAAGAAAAAGTATCAAAATAAATGGTTAGAATCAAAAAAGTTCTTTGAAAATTACAAAAAAGATGAAGAAAAAGTAAAAGTTAAAAGAAGAAGATAATTTTGACAGAAAAACAGGAATAAATACGATACAGTTAATGAATAACTATCTATTAAAAAGAAATAAATTAAGTGAGATTATCAATTACAAGCAAGCTGCTTCATACATTAATGTTTTAGGTGAACCAAGCAAATCTTCTCTACCCATATTATGAGCTAAGAAAGCTGAAGCAATAAGATAAAGGTTAGAAAGATTACACTCAACTTCAACAGCATTGATAAATCTCAAAGAAGTAGAATTAGTCATATCAGCCAACTTAGAAAATATAGATTCAATGAGGGTACGTTTGTTGTAAACCTTTTTGAAAGAAGAAGAATCTCTGTTCAAAGAACTACGAAAATCATCTTTAGAAAAGTTTTTGTAAGCATAACAATTATGTTTGTTTAAAGGACAGTTGGAAGGATCATCACAAACATACTTATCTCTAAAGATATTCCTTTTAGATTCAAAGTAATGAGAATGAAGAGAAAGAAGATTACCGCAATCACCAACTAAAGGTTTCTTAGAAGAAATTCTAAGCGGAATAAAAACGGTAGAATCAGTCTCTAAATGTACAAAGTCGTAAACATTATGAGGATCATAAGTGGCATCAGCCAACAAATTAAAACCATGGAGATTCAAAAGTTCTTTAGCTTTATTTAGTAAAAAAGAAAAGCATAATTCTTATCGTGATGACTAGCAGGAGAAACAAAGGTAAAAATAGGGACATTAAAAAGAGAAAGCGTATGAGCTTTAAAACCGAAAAAAGAAATAGATTGCTTTTGATTACCGTGTTTATCGTAAACAGGTTTAGAGTTAGAAACAGGTTTAACGTCAAAGTTAGCTCGGATAGGATGAGAATAATACACTTTTTGATTTATGAATTTACCATGACTCTTTTTGTTGTTAAAGAGAGAACGAAAAGAAATAGGATAAGAATCGATACACAGATTATTAGGATCGAAAATGCCCTCATCAATACCCTTTTTATTTAATAGACTGAGCAATAATCTCAAACAAAAAAGAAGTATCGAATTTCTTTTTAAAGATAGAGAAAGTAGCCTCAGAAGGGACAAAAGTTATTGATAGGATCAAATCCAATAGTTTGAGCGAATTTAGGATTAGTTCTAAGGAAATAAATCAATTCTCTCGTATTAAACCTTTAACCTTTTGAATGAACAAAGCCTTAAGGATAGACTGATTAGAATAACCGAGCCTACTGCGCTTATGGATAAAATTAGGAACAAGAGACCAATCGATAACATTGATTAAATCAAGAAGATATTTAGATTCAGAATGTTCATTAAGATATTGGTCATAAACGAAATTGAAATAAAGTTGAGAAGCATTAGAGTAGTAAGACATTTGTAAAACCTCCTTACGATTTAGTGAATTAATAATGCCAAAGAGATTATATCGTAAGGAGGTAAATGTCAACAATAGGAAGGATTAAACATACGTTAAATTGTTCGTTTTAGAATTTCTAAAGTGACTATTACTGTTATACGAGGGAGGTATAAATATGAAAGAAAACATAAATAAAAGTTTATCAAGATACAAACCAAAAAATAATTTTATTGTATTAGTTGTAAGCCTCTTGGTATTATTAAGCTTACTACCTCAAATTTTGATGGCTATATCCAAGGATACAAATACTGTATTAGGGACGGTTTATGGCAAAGTTACTGATGAAGAAGGGATTGGTATACCCGCTGTGTTACGCTTCATATCGCCAGAATCAGACATATTTGAAACACATTATACCGACTGGCTTGGAGGATTTGAATTGCATCTCCCTGCCACTAGATACACAATTGAAATCATGCATGGTCCCGAATATGAAATTGCTAGATCTTCTTTTACCCTTGTACCAAATGAAAAGAAAAAGCTTACGTTTAGTCTTTCACGTTTATACGACTTAAGCAAGATCGGATGGTTTGGAGGAGATGCTCATTTACATAGCAGCTACAGTGATGGAAGTGATGATGTAGCGTTAGTAGCCTTAGCAGCAATTAGTAACGGCCTTTCTTGGGCCTTCCTTACTGATCATAATACTGTTGAAGGCCATTCAGAGTGGCTAGCAGCTCGTAGGTTTTTACTATCGTCTACTTTATTAGAGCAAAAACAGCAGTTTATTGCTATCCCCGGAGAGGAAATTACAACGGAACTCGGTCATTTTAACGTTGCGGGAAATAGAGAACTAGTAGGTTGGACACCATCCAAGGGTAGTGAAGATTTAAAAAGAATTTTTAGTGAGGCGGTTCTCAAGAGCTCTATAACCATAGTAAATCATCCCTTTGCTCCGGACAATTTGGGTTACAAAAACTGGGAACTCATTAATTTTTTTAACGCTTTAGAAGTATGGAACGGAAGATATCCTCCTTATATGATGGAAAATTATGAAGCTATGTCTTTCTGGTTTGAATTACTTAACCAAGGCATGAAAATAGCAGGAATATCTGGAACTGATTGTCATGATATAACAGGCGAACCTTACGGATCCTTATCAATGGCTCCTTCTAATGTCATCATTGACTATTTCCCAATTTCTTCAGATTTTTTTGATGAACATGAAGCTGAGTTCAGGTCGTGGTTTCGTTCAGGCCTCTACCCAGGAAATCCTAGAGTTTATGTTAACACACCTGTACTTAATGAGTTCAACGTCTTAGGTGCTCTTTCCAGAGGCAATTGTTTTATTACAAATGGCCCTCTGGTGTTAGTCAATATCGATGATAAAGGACCCGGCGAAGTGATTCCAGTTATTGAGACAAAAAAATTAGAACTTGACATTAAAATTATGTCAAATCAACCTCTTAGCAAGATTATTATCATTCAAGGTGGAAGAATTGTTAAAGAAAAAAAATTGGCTGGATTAACTGATTATGTAACTAAAGTTGATATTGATCCAAATATTGGAGATTGGATTATAGTACAAGTTTTTGGTAACTATCCTTTATTTGCTATGACCAACCCGATCTATCTAGATAGCGACGTTCAAGAAGTAACTTCGAAAGTCAAAATCATAGGACCGGAATCAACGCTAATTTACAATGGAAGCGTGAAAGTCGTTTCTAAAACTCCAAATGCTATGAATGCTTTGATACAAGCATGCATTATATCAGGTAATTCATGGCGTGAAATGGGAGGATTGATAGTAGAAATTGCAGGATACGAAATGCAGAAAAGTGCTGGATGGATGTACGAAGTCAATGGTGAAATTCCAACTGTTGGAGCTAAGGACTACTTTCTTAAAGACGGAGATGAAGTAGTCTGGTATTGGAGTAGTTGGTAAAGAACACCTTTGAACTTATTAACTCAATATCATTTGAAAAAACCTTTTTATATACATTTTTCTCTTAATTTTCGTACTTAGAGTCATTACTTTTAAAGGCAATAGAGCAAATTTTTTGAATCTGTTCCTTTTTTTATATTTCATATTTTTATAAAGCTTAATCTAACTTAAAATGGATATTAACTTAATTACTTTTTGTTATAGGAAATAAACAAAAAGTTTTTCACAAAAATAGTTTTTGTATCAAAACAATTATTCTCATAAAACATCTTGTTATATGTACTTGGTATCATATAATTTAAAGAAGCATGTGGCCTTAGGTTATGATAGAAAAACATATAAGCGTTGTAAGCATAGAAAACATCTTCTATACTTTCAAATGAGTTAAGTTGAACAAACTCACATTTGAAGCGTTGAATAATTTAATTCAATGAATGCTTGTGAATCAGGATTGTTTTTGTATCGAAATTCAGGCGTTATCTCCATCTCATTCATAAAGCTTCAATTGCTTTTGATTTAAATTGAGGACCATTGTCTGTTCTGATTATGAGTTTTGTAGAACCAGCGTTCTGTACAAAACAGTTTTTTTACAGCATTCATAAAATCTAAGATAATTCAAAGTAACATCGTAACTTCTTTATTTAGAAATTAAAAGTAAATCACCGAATAATCAGAAATAATAGATTTAGGTCTTCCTTTTTTGTTATCAAAAACATAGTCATCGTAATTTGATTCTATGTATTTGCTAACCCATGAAGAAATATTGTTGATAAGCACAGAATATTCATCAGATAGCTCTCTCATAATTTTGTTACTGTTAAAGATACTTTTTAACAAATTGAAGTTTAAAATCATTAGAATAAAGTTTTTTCTTTTTCGTAATTTCACCGTTTGGTTTTATTTTATCACTTCCTTCATTTTTCCCCAATTCCTACAAGGGTGATTATGAGTTCTGAATGTTCATTTTGATACTGGTCATATACAAAACAAAATAACATAGAGAAGAATTACTTTAGTAAGATATTTGTTAAACCTCCTTACGTTTTAATGGATTAATAATGTTAAAAAATTACATCATAAAAGATAAATGTAACCTGGATTTAGTTTTAAAAGTATGTTAAAATATTGGTTTTGGAATTTCTAAAACGTCTACATTTATAAAAAGGAAGGTAAAAGCAGCATATTCATTACAAATGCGTGTTGGAGCATATTAACATAAAATGTTTTTCATCAAATTGAAGTTTATAATTGTTGGTATATTTTTCAGTAATTTATATTTTTATTTTTATCGCTTTTGTATTATTTTAAATTTATTTCGTGCACTCCTAAAAGGAATCCACTATGAAAGCATAAATATACTTTTTTATGGAAAAGAAAAAATAAATCATAATTATGAGCATCATACAATATCAACTGTTAAGCATTCGCTGAATTTTATCTCGTATTCATAGAAGATTCGCTTCTTTAAACAAATTTATTAAGAGTGCAAAAAATATTTTTTTCAAGGAGGATATTTAATAATGAAAACATTAATTGAAATGCGAGGAATTACAAAAGTCTACCCGAATGGTGTAATTGCTAACAACAGGGTAAATCTTGAGATCAGTTCTGGTGAAATTCACGCCATTGTAGGAGAAAATGGTGCAGGTAAAACCACCTTGATGAAAATTCTCGCTGGTTTTGTAAAACCTGATGAAGGAGAGATTTTTTATAAAGGGGAAAAAATAAAAATTAGTTCTCCTTCAGAGGCACTTGAAAAAGGTATAGGTATGGTTCATCAACATTTTATGTTAGTTCCTTCTTTGACGGTAGCAGAAAACATTGTTCTGGGAATGGAACCTAGAAAAGGTTTATCTTTTGATTTACAAAAAGCAATTAGTTTAACAAAAGAGATTTCTAAAAAATATAATATGTACGTTAATCCAAATAGTAAAGTGAAAGATATACCTGTAGGAATGAAACAAAAAGTTGAGATCTTGAAGTCTCTTCTCCGTGGTGCAGAAATACTTATTCTTGATGAACCAACCGCTGTGTTGACACCACAGGAAACCGAAAGCCTTTTCGAATCTTTACTAACTCTTAAAAAACAAGGCCACACAATTATTTTCATAACTCACAAACTAAAGGAAGTTAAAAAAATTTCCGACCGTATAACAGTGATGAAAAAGGGTCGAAACGTAGCAACTATAGCAACCCAAGAGGTTTCAGAAAAAGAAATATCCCAAATGATGGTCGGGAGAGATGTAATTTTTGAAGTTGAGAAACTACCGGTAAAACCTGGAAAAATTGTCCTTGAGGTTAAAAATTTGAGAGCTTTTAGTGAAAATGGGAGAATGATGTTGAAAAATATAAACTTCGCGGTCAGAGAAAGAGAAATAGTTGGAATTGCAGGTGTTGCTGGTAACGGGCAAAGCGAATTAGTCGAAATTTTATCAGGTCTCCGAAAAGCAGAAAGAGGACAAATTCTAATTAATGGAATTGATATCACAAATAAGAGTACAAAAATCATTAGGAACAATAAAGTATCTCATATTCCAGAGGATAGGATGAAATATGGAACAGCCCTTGAGGCTACTGTTGAAGAAAACCTTATCTCGGATAGATATGATAAACCCGAATTTAATAGGATATTAATATTAAATAAAAAGAAAATTCAAACAGAAACAGAAAAACTAGTTAAAGAATTTAATATTGCAGTAAATTCAGTTAAAACAAAAATTAAAATGCTCTCAGGGGGTAATGTTCAAAAAGTGGTTGTGGCTCGTGAAATTTCTTCAAATCCTTGCTTGTTGCTCGCAAATCAACCCACTCGAGGCGTAGATATTGGAGGGAGGGAATTTGTCCACCGTAAATTAATAGAAATGAGGGAAAAATCTGTGGGTATACTCCTGATTTCCTCTGATATAGATGAACTAATGTGTTTGAGTGATAGACTACTGATAATCTATGAGGGTGAATTAGTAGCCGCATTTTCAGATGTTGATAAAATAAACGAAGAAGAAATAGGTTTGTATATGTTAGGAATTAAAAAACAGAATGAAATAACTCTGAGGGAGGAGATGATATGAAAAAAATTCAGGTGTTTGATATTTTACGAATTTTAATCGCTCTTCTAATTGCTTTCTTTATAGGATTTATAATAATATTGTTGGTAAGTGAAGAACCATTGTATGCTTTCAAATTATTTTTAGTTGGTCCCTTCTCCAGCCTGAGACGTATAGGTAATCTTGTTGAAATGACAATTCCTTTAATTTTTACTGGTTTAGCTGTTGCTGTAGCATTTGAAGCAGGACAATTCAATATTGGAGCAGAAGGTCAATTCTTCTTTGGAGCAGCTTTAGCAACTATAATGGGAATCATTTTTAAAATCCCAGCAATTCTGCATGTTCCATTGGCATTATTAGGGGGTATAGTTGGAGGTGGTTTAGTCGGAGGGATTCCTGGGCTTCTAAAAGCTAAGTGGCAAGTTAATGAATTAGTTTCTTCTTTAATGCTAAATTTTATTTTCTTACATTTTAGTCTCTACTTAGTAAATAATCATTTTCGAGATGTACATACGGGTATTATGGCTTCCTGGAAAATAGAAGAAACCGCTTGGTTAAAACAATTTATACCAGGAACCCGCATTCATGTAGGTGTCTTTATTTCAATCATAATGGTCATTTTTACTTATTACTTCCTTTATCGTACAAAATGGGGGTATGCTCTTAGAATGACGGGTATTAATAAAGATTTTGCAATTTACTCAGGTATTAATGTCGCATCTGTAATTATTTATTCTCAAGTAATTAGTGGGGCTCTTGCTGGATTAGGTGGAGCTATCGAAATACTGGGTATTCATCACCGATTTCAGTGGCAAGCATTACCAGGGTATGGCTTTGATGGAATGATAATTGCTATAATGGCTAAGAACAACCCAGCTTTTATTCCTATAGCGTCATTATTTTTAGCTTACATTAGAAAAGGGGCTGAGGTAATGAACATGATGAGCGATGTTCCAGCAGAAGTTGTAAATATTATCCAGGCAATAATAATTTTCTTTGTAACAGCTGAAGCTTTTTTAAGTAAATATCAACATAAGCTAGTGGTTAAAGAGGTGACAACAAATGGTTAAAGTTCTTCAAGGAATTTTTACAGTTTCTTTTTTTCATGCCATTTTTAGAGTAACAACCCCTATTTTATTTGCTTCTCTGGCGGCGTTAATTTCAGATGTATGTGGCATCGTAAATGTAGGAATTGAAGGGTTAATGTTAATATCGGCCCTAACCGGGGTAGTGATAAGTGCCTTGACACAAAGTGCTTGGTCTGGCATGATTGTTGGAGTTATAGTTTCAGCATTATTTTCTCTTCTCCTAGCATACTTCCATTTGAAATTAAAAACGAACATTATCCTTGCGGGAATTGCTTTGAACTTGATGGCGAGTGGTGGAACTGTTTTTGTGTTAGCAGTCCTTACTGGTCAAAAAGGTGTTTCCACAGCTCTTAATAGTAGAGTTTTGCCTGATATTAGAATTCCTTTCATTGACAAAATTCCTATACTTGGTGAAATTTTATCTAATCATAATGTATTAACATATATTGCCTTTATTTCTGTTCCTCTTGTGTGGTACTTTATGTATAGGATGCCTTTGGGTTTAAAATTTAGGACAATTGGAGAAAATCCTGAAGCTGCTCGTTCAGTTGGGATCAATGTCCACCGTCTTCAATACCTAGCACTGGTTTTAAGTGGTTTATTTGCAGGCCTTGCAGGTGTTTATATGTCGATGGGTTATGTTTCTTGGTTTGTTCGAGACATGGCCGCCGGTAGAGGTTTTATGGGTCTTGCAGCAGCTGCGATGGGAGGTAATAAGCCTTTTCTTGTTATGTTAGCTGCACTATTATTTGGTATTGCTGATGCTTTGTCAAATTATCTACAATCTTTGCGAATTCCTTCTGAAATTGTTCACATGATTCCTTATCTAATAACTGTTGTCTTTCTTACTATATATGCCATATTTTTGCACCATAAAAAAATGAAAAAGATTACTTTTAGTGCAGATGATGCTTGATATTTTGCGTTAAAAAGAAAAGTCAAGGCAAAGCCCCAAATTAGGTGTTACTTAATTAATATTATATGAGGAGTGTGAAACATGAAAGCATGGAAAAATGAATTAAAAAGAAGAAAAAACGCTAAACCATCAAAATTAAGCGAAGAAAATTGGGGAAAAATGCAAGAATTAAGCATATTTCCCGACGATTTACTGTTAGCTTTTTGGGAAAGCAATGTACCTGGTTCCGATGCTCCAGAATCAATGATTGTTGGAGCTGTCCAATCAGTTGAAAACATGGGGAGAGATGTTTCAAAAGCAGAAATCTTATTAGAAAAAGGATTTCAATATCTAACGACTGGTGACTACCCAAAGTTAAAAGCTATAACCAGCGAAATATTTTATTTGCTCGACAACGCTCCAATCATAGAAAGTCATAGTTTTCACAATTATAGTAGACCTTTAAAATGGGGAGAGATTTCCAAATCTTTTCCTCAAACAAAATTCACTCCCTCCAACAATGTTGATCTAAAAGATAAAATTCATGGTGGATGGCTTGGACAACTTGCAGGCGGTTCTATGGGTACAAGATTGGAAGGATACACTCATGATGCTCTAGAACAAGTTTATGGGGATGAATTAGGTCATTATATTGGAGAGGTGTCTACTTTAAATGACGATGTAACTTACGAATTAATCTTCTTAAAAACATATGAAGAAAAGAAAAAAGAAATATCTTCTACCGACATTGCAAAAAATTGGATTAGCTACATTCCTTTTGGATGGAGTGCAGAATTAATAGCTCTTGAGAATATTAAGAGAGGAATTTTTCCGCCAGTCTCTGGATATTTTCATAATCCGTTCCAAGAATGGATTGGTGCCCAAATGCGATGTATGGTTCAAGGATTAATCGCCCCTGGTGATCCGTATAAGGCTGCAAAGCTTGCATTCATTGATTCTCAAGTTTCACACAGTGGAAACGGCATATATGGCGGGATACACTCTGCAGTAATGACCTCTTTAGCCTTTGTTCTAAACGATCCTAAAAAAATTATAATAGAATCCTTGCAATATATTCCAAAAAATACAGAATTTAACAAAATTGTACTTGATGTGATAAAATACTGCCAAGAAACGAGCAATTGGCTTACAGTTTTAAGAAAAGTAGAAAACGATTTCGAAAGTTATAATTGGGTTCATCTTTACCCAAACACTGCAGCTGTAATAACTTCTTTATGGTTTGGAGAGGGTAATTTTGATGAATCAATGAAAATTGTTGCCTCTTTTGGATATGACGTAGACTGTAATGCAGGTGAAATCGGTACAATTTTAGGAATTATATACGGTAAGCAAAATTTGCCCAACCACTGGTCTAATCCTTTAAAAAACTGTTTAGAAACATATCTCCCTTTTTTCAAAAAAATGAAGATATCTGATCTGGCAGAATGGACATATGAACTAACAAATATCACCTGATATTTTAAAGTATTTGTTAAGAAGATAATTAAAGTGTAAGAAATATCTTTTTCCTTGATTACTGATTGAAAAAGAAAAAGCTAATGAATATTTGCAAACAGGTACAATTTATTTTCCAGTAGATCTTCAACTTG is a window of Defluviitoga tunisiensis DNA encoding:
- a CDS encoding ADP-ribosylglycohydrolase family protein codes for the protein MKAWKNELKRRKNAKPSKLSEENWGKMQELSIFPDDLLLAFWESNVPGSDAPESMIVGAVQSVENMGRDVSKAEILLEKGFQYLTTGDYPKLKAITSEIFYLLDNAPIIESHSFHNYSRPLKWGEISKSFPQTKFTPSNNVDLKDKIHGGWLGQLAGGSMGTRLEGYTHDALEQVYGDELGHYIGEVSTLNDDVTYELIFLKTYEEKKKEISSTDIAKNWISYIPFGWSAELIALENIKRGIFPPVSGYFHNPFQEWIGAQMRCMVQGLIAPGDPYKAAKLAFIDSQVSHSGNGIYGGIHSAVMTSLAFVLNDPKKIIIESLQYIPKNTEFNKIVLDVIKYCQETSNWLTVLRKVENDFESYNWVHLYPNTAAVITSLWFGEGNFDESMKIVASFGYDVDCNAGEIGTILGIIYGKQNLPNHWSNPLKNCLETYLPFFKKMKISDLAEWTYELTNIT